From Thalassospiraceae bacterium LMO-JJ14:
TTGCCGGAAATTTCCTGAACGTTGGACATGCCCATATAGACGACCAGTGTGGTTTCAGGGTCGGCCAGACTACGCCAGTCCAGATTTAACGGCTCATCGCCTTTGCTGTGGCCGGTCACGAAGCGGACCCCTTGCGCCAGACCGCGATGCGTCAACGGTATGCCGGCATAGGCGGCACACCCGGCGGACGATGTGATGCCGGGGACGACTTCGAACGGGATACCGTGGCTGACGAGATGCAGGGCTTCTTCACCACCGCGGCCGAAGACGAACGGATCGCCGCCCTTGAGACGCATCACTTTTTTCCCGACGCGGGCAAGATCGACCAGCAGATTGTTAATATCTTCCTGTGGCATGTAATGGTTCGATGCACGTTTCCCGGCAAAGATCTTTTCCGTTGAATCCGGGATCAGCGCCAGGATTGGTTTCGCGACCAGACGGTCATAAACAATGACATCGACTGAGCTCAGCAGCCTGTGCGCCTTGACGGTCAACAGGTCGGGGTCGCCGGGGCCGGCCCCGACAAGCATCACCGGATGAATACTGATGTCACTTTCGTTCATATTTTAAACAGTGCCAAAATTACGGATAAAAAAACCACACATCGGCGTTTATCGCGGATCAAGGATGGACAAACAAGGCCCGATCCTCTACCTGCTTGATCACGAAATGAGGAATATGAACGTGTCTTCCCAAGCTCCGCGCGGACAGACGGATAACGCCATACGGATCATCGGATTTTGGCTGATCACGATCTGTGTGATGGTCTTTGCGATGGTCGTTCTCGGCGGGTTCACGCGGCTCACAGAATCCGGCCTTTCGATGACAGACTGGCGTCCGGTAACAGGATGGCTCCCACCGCTGACTGAAGCCGCCTGGCAGGCTCAGTTCGATGGATACCGTGCTTCGCCGGAATACCTCAAGGTCAACGCGGGGATGAGCCTTGATCAGTTCAAGGAGATTTTCTGGCTTGAATATCTGCACCGGCTTTGGGGGCGGTTGATCGGATTGGCGTTTGCAATCCCATTCTGCGTTTTTCTGGTCAAGCGCTGGATCGGTAAAAAGTTGATGATGCGGCTGATCATTCTGTTCGTCTTGGGCGGGATGCAGGGGCTGATCGGCTGGTGGATGGTCAAAAGCGGACTTGTCGACCACCCGGATGTCAGCCAGTACCGTTTGGCCATTCATCTGATGATGGCGTTTCTTATTATCGGGATTGGCATGTGGTTTGCGCTCGATCTGCTGGAGCCAGTAGGCGAGGCCGCGCCGCAATTGCTTGTAAGGCTTTCTTCGCTGACAGTCTTGCTGGTTTTCGTGACGGCGTTCAGCGGAGCCCTGGTCGCCGGGTTGAACGCCGGTCTGATTTACAACACGTTCCCGCTGATGCTGGGGGAATTCTATCCGAGCGAAGGTTTTCAGATCAGCCCGTGGTATCTGAACTTTTTCGAAGACATCCCGACCGTTCAGTTCGACCACCGCTGGCTCGCTATTTCTACGTTCATTGTTGTGGTCATCACATGGTTTGCTTCAAGAAAAGCAGACCTGCGAACACGGCTGCGCGCCAACGTACTTTTCGCACTTGCCCTCCTTCAGGTTGCGCTTGGAATATCGACTTTACTTTTGGTCGTGCCGATCCCGCTTGCAGCGGCGCATCAGGCAGGTGCCGTGGCGCTTTTCGCCGGTTCAATCTGGTTCCGGCATGGCATAAATCACGGCTCAGCCTAGACAAAATGCAATAGACACTTGCCATACAGTGGCAGGCCGACCCACAATCTGCGATAAACTTTTCAACCGAATTTATAATGTGACAAGCAGGGAGGCCTCGGATGGGCGACAAGACATACAGACTGGTGACACGAAGCGATTTCGATGGATTGGTGTGCGCCGTTCTGTTGAAGGATTTAGGCATTATCGATGACATTAAATTTGTCCACCCGAAAGACATGCAGGACGGAACGATACTGATTTCGGACAACGATATCACAACCAATTTGCCGTATGTGGAAGGTGTTCACCTGGCGTTTGACCACCATCTCAGCGAAACCATCCGTATCGGCGACAAACCCGAAAATCATATTATCGACCCGAATGCGCCATCGGCGGCGCGGGTTGTCTATGACTATTACGGCGGTAAGGAAAAGTTCCCGAAAATTGCCGAGGACATGATGGTTGCTGTCGACAAGGGCGATAGCGCGCAGTTCTCGGAGCAGGAAATTCTCAAGCCCGCCGGTTGGGATTT
This genomic window contains:
- the cobA gene encoding uroporphyrinogen-III C-methyltransferase; the encoded protein is MNESDISIHPVMLVGAGPGDPDLLTVKAHRLLSSVDVIVYDRLVAKPILALIPDSTEKIFAGKRASNHYMPQEDINNLLVDLARVGKKVMRLKGGDPFVFGRGGEEALHLVSHGIPFEVVPGITSSAGCAAYAGIPLTHRGLAQGVRFVTGHSKGDEPLNLDWRSLADPETTLVVYMGMSNVQEISGKLIANGLSNDTPVAVINMGTRPSQKTLITTLSALPQSIAAAEIKGATLFVIGRVVTLAEELTWFGEAATL
- a CDS encoding COX15/CtaA family protein is translated as MNVSSQAPRGQTDNAIRIIGFWLITICVMVFAMVVLGGFTRLTESGLSMTDWRPVTGWLPPLTEAAWQAQFDGYRASPEYLKVNAGMSLDQFKEIFWLEYLHRLWGRLIGLAFAIPFCVFLVKRWIGKKLMMRLIILFVLGGMQGLIGWWMVKSGLVDHPDVSQYRLAIHLMMAFLIIGIGMWFALDLLEPVGEAAPQLLVRLSSLTVLLVFVTAFSGALVAGLNAGLIYNTFPLMLGEFYPSEGFQISPWYLNFFEDIPTVQFDHRWLAISTFIVVVITWFASRKADLRTRLRANVLFALALLQVALGISTLLLVVPIPLAAAHQAGAVALFAGSIWFRHGINHGSA